The genomic window ATTGGATTACAAAACTTTCCAGAAGGTTTCAATTCCTATAACGAATTGAATAAACAATTAAGTAAATCAAAAACGCTATTTGTATTGTTCACAATGACTTTTATGGATATTAGTGCTGCTTTATTGGGGAATGCGTTTCTGGTAAACAAAGCGAAAATCATTGCTTCAATAATGTCTGTCGCAGCTGGAGGAATTTTATATTTGATTTTTCAAGATATTGCTCCCCAATCCAAGCAGAAAAGAAAAGGATTTCCGGCAACAGGTGCGAGTTTAGGGTTCCTACTAGGTTTACTTGGAGAACAACTTATCAAATGATTAAACGTATCTTTGTAAAAAGGATGTCAGCACTTCAATGGCAATCTCATTAAAACCACCTTCTGGTATAATGAGGTCTGCATACATCCTTGTCGGTTCAATAAACTCATAATATCCAGGCCGAACCACACTCTGATACTGAGATATAACCGAATCAACAGTACGACCACGTTCCTTCATATCTCTTTGAAGTCGTCTAATGAAACGAATATCATCAGGAGTATCAACATAGAGCTTTAAATCTATAAGGTCTCTAACTTTTTTATCAAAAAAAATCATTATCCCTTCAAATATAATAACTGTTGATGGTTTAATTGTTATGGTTTCTTCTTTTCTAGCATGCTTAACAAAATCATATTGAGGCATTTCAATGGACTCTCCCCTCTTGAGGGCACTAAGATGCTCTTCCAATAGATCAGAGTCAAAAGCATTGGGATGATCAAAGTTAAAATCAGTAATATTTTCATTACTAATGTGTTTAGCCGTTTTATAGTAATTATCCTGAGGGAGGACAACGAAATCAGGTAATACTTCTGATATCCTTCTGACAATAGTTGTTTTACCAGATCCTGATCCTCCACATATACCTACAATCTTAGTTTCCATGTAATTGCTCTTCCTTCAAACGTTCGATCTCCATTTCTACATTCACAAGTTCCATTTTTAAAGCTTGTATTTTTTTTAGTAATCTTTTTTTGTTTTTTTCATTTTCTTCCAATGGATCCATAGCAGTCTTTTCTGTTTTTAAATCAGAAGTTATCATTACAGCAGTTTTGCCCTGTTTCATTTGGTTTTGAGCTAACTGTCGTTGTTCAGGGTTACGGATACCAGCTAAAGTTTTCATATTATCAAATCCAATTTTTGGATCTAAATTTAAAGTTGAAATCTTCATAATACTTTTTGCATTAGTTTTTTGAATGCCTAATTGTCTATCAAGATAATCTTCAAAACTCAAGTGATATTCCTGACAAATATTAAATGCATTTAACAATTTCTTTCCCATCTCTACCATTAATTGACCATTTTGAGAGATATAGCTTTGTTTAAGTTCTTTAGTTAATTCAACAAGTTCAGGGATTTTATCATACTCTCTGTCATATAGATTCAGGTCTTCAGCTTTATATAATAGGTTATGAAATATACTCCAAAACTCACCTGTATGAGATTTTGCACTTTTAGGAGCTTTATCTGAACAAAAATGTACATGGTGAGCAAATTCATGAATAGCTGTATATTTTATAGCATTATCAGTCTTATGATTTTTGTTATGTATTAGTATTTCACGACTTTCTGTTTTATACAGCCCATCAACTTTTTTACTTTCCTTCCCTGTGAACGTAACTGTAAAGTCAGGTACATCACTTTTAAGCTTCAATAAGAGGTTTTTGATTGTCTGTTGATTCATTCTTATATTTTTAATTCAATTCCTAATTTGTGAATAGCCTTAATTAGCTTTTCTTTGCTAATTGGTTTAGGAAGATAACCTTCACATTGTGATCTAAAGGCTTCAATAATATTTTGAGAGTCATCCAGAGCAGTCATCATTAATATGCTACAGCGTTCTAGACCTTTAATTCCTGCAGTGGATTCCATATCCCTTATGTCTTTAAGAACAGTCTGTCCATCCTTATTAGGTAACATAATATCTAATAAGATTAAGTCGTAAGGAGTTTTGTCTTTTATAGAAGTAGAAAAGAAATGAAGAGCTTCTTCTCCATCAACTGCTGTATCACATTCTGCAGCATCCTTTAAAAGACGATATACCATGGTTCTACTAGTAAAATCATCTTCTACTATCAATATTTTCACGGTTCTACTTCCTTTAATTTCACAGCAACTTGTATATTTTGACCTTCACAATCATATGTTCTTGTAAAACAATCTTTTAATAATTCTCGTTCTTCAAACAAAATAGAGGGCACTGACATCTTGTATTTTTGACTATGTTTTAAAAGAACGGACATAAAGTTACCTGCTAGTATATTTAATATCTCCAGTAGGCAGTCGTCAATTTTTTGATCTTCTAAAGAATCCCAATCATCTCCAAAAATATTTTCAACCAGTTGTCTTTTAGATGCAACGCTAAGAAGAAAAAACATACTTCCATTATAGGGAGCTAAGAAGTCAATAGCAAATATATTGGTATATTCAATGCTATCTTGAGTACTAGGCATAACATCAAGAAATGCCATATCTGCCATTGTTTGTATTGTAGCCTGATCTAAAGCCAAGTCTATTTCATTTCTCATATACTATCCTAATATACTTTGAATTTTATTTGGTGATATTGGTTTTTTGATAATTCCTGTTACATTATATGAAGTTAATTTATCTGAAGTTTCATCATTATAAATACTTGATATAACAATAATAGGCAGTTTGTTATATTTTTCTTTTAATCTAACTTTTTGAATAAAGGTGATACCATCCATCTTAGGCATATTCAAATCAGATACTATCAAATCAATATCTTCTTTCACCAAGCGATCAAGAGCGTCTAATCCATCTTCCGCTTCGATATATGTTGATTCCGAATATCCAGCGATATATAAGCATCGTTTGATTATCATCCTTGAAGTGCTTGAATCATCCACAATTAAGATTTTATTATAGCTCATACCCTATATAACCCCCCATCAAATTCTCCAGGTTTTTCGTGCATTGGATATAGTTAATTCACCATCATCTGTTGTAATGGCAACTGTTCGGCTAATAGAACCACCTACATCTTCAGCGATGGCTCCTAAGCCATATTTCCATAATATCTTTTTGGCAGCTAAATAATTCCGCTTTCCTATATCAAAAGTACCTTTATCATCCAGTACACTTGCGCCGCCTATAAGTTTAATAATAAGTTTATTTTTAAGTGCACCACTCTTTGACATCATATCCAGAAGAAGAGGAACACCTGTATCTACAAAATAGCCTGGTTTTGATTCTGACTTTGCTTTGTTGATGCCTGAATCTGGAAGAGCAACATGCACCATACCAGCAATACGATGTATTGGTTCATAAATAACAATAGCAACACAGGAACCTAAGGCATATGTTTTTAATACAGTGTCAGAATCTTTGGATATGTTTAAATCTCCAATGCCAATATCTATTCTTTTCATAGGCTACCATTTAATCTTAATGTTAATTCCCGTAGAATATTGCCTAAAGGTACAACTTTTTTTACAGCCCCTAATTCAAAAGCAGCTTTTGGCATACCATAAACAACTGAAGTAGCTTCATCTTGGGCTATATTATAAGCACCTTCTACTGCCATAGCCTTCATTCCATTTGCACCATCAGACCCCATTCCGGTAAGGATAATACCATAACCATTAGGTCCGACAACCTTGGCCATAGATGAAAATAGAACATCAACACTGGGACAATGCCCACTAACTTTTTCACTGTCATAGATATGGACACGGTATTGTCCACCAGAACGAATAACTTCCATTTGTTTACCACCAGGGGCAATCAAAGCTATCCCCCTTCTTATACGATCACCGTCTTCAGCTTCTTTAACTTCTACCTTTGCCGTCAAATTTAATTTATCACTAAAAATACGAGTAAACCCAGGAGGCATATGCTGTACAACAACAGTTCCAGGAAAGTCAGGAGGAAAATCATTTATTAGATGCTTTAAAGCTACTGTACCTCCTGTGGAAGCTCCAATTGCTATCACTTTATCCGTTGTTTGTGATAAATATTCCACTTTTTTTATTGGTTGCTGTATACCTTTCTTTTGTGCCCAATGAGATACATCTGCAGTACAGGCAGCCTTAACCTTTTCAATTAGATCTAACATAATCTCATTCAAAGAAACCCCTCTATGCTTGGAAGGTTTTAAAACAACATCAATTGCCCCATACTCTAACGCATCGTATGTAAGCTGTGAGTTCTTCTGTGTTAAAGAACTGAGGATTATTACTGGTAAAGGATACTGAGGCATCAATTTTTTTAAAAATGTGATTCCATCCATTTTAGGCATTTCTATATCCAAAGTTACGACATCAGGCTTTAAGTATACAATTTTATCTCTTCCTTCATAAACATTTGAAGCAGTACCCACAACCTCAATTGAAGAATCCTTTTCTAATCCTGAACTTACAAGTTGTCGTACAAGAGCACTATCATCAATAATAAGGACTTTTATCGGCGATCTCATCTATACCTCATTCTTTTGGTATAAAGCAGGTCGTACATAAGAAAACTCATTATTGTCTCTACCAAGAGTTTCTGAATGACCTATAAAAAAGCGTCCTCCAGGTCTTAGATATTGACCAAATTTACGAATAAGATCTTCTTTAGTAGGTTTATCAAAGTAAATCATCACATTACGACAAAATATAGTATGAAATTTGTTCTTGAAGGGAAAATCAGATCTCATAAAATTGAGCTTTTTAAATAATATCATATTCCGTAATTTGTCAGATACTTGCCAATTTTCATTTTCCACTTTCTTAAAGTATTTATTCTTAAACTCTATAGGAATTCCTTCCATCCTCTCTGTAGGATAGAGGCCATTGGCAGCTTTTTCCAATGCGGTTATTGAGATATCTGTTGCTAAAATTCTTGGTCGCCAGGAAACTTTATTTTTATTACAATAGTCATCTATTAACATAGCTATAGTATAGGCCTCTTCTCCTGAAGCACATCCTGCACACCAAAGCCTATATTCATTAATATGATTATCTTTTAGATAATTATTAATAGTAGGCATTTCATTTTTGGTAAAGAAATCAAAATGATCATTTTCTCGAAAGAAATAGGTGTGGTTTGTAGAAATTTTATCCACCAATTGGGTTAACTCTTTGCCCGTGTTATCTTCCAGAATATGTTTATAATATACAGAGAAACTATCAAAACCTTTTTCTTTGATAACTTTATTAAGTCGGCCGCGAACCAGAGCTTTTTTCTTATCTGTTAGATTAATACCGAATTGGGAGTATACTAACTGTGATATTTTTTTGAATTCATCATCAGTAATATCAATTATCCCATTATTTATATCACTCATTAGTTCAATACCTCTTTGTATAACGTTCCCACATCAAGAATAAGACTCACATCCCCATTACCCATTATTGAGCACCCACTTAATCCAATAATATCTCCCATATACTCAGGCAAAGCTTTAAGAACAATTTGCTTATATCCTAAAACATGATCAGATAAAATTGCGGCTTTCTTGCCATTACTTGTAACCACAATAATGACTCCATCTTCTATGGAATGCACGGCATCACTGATTCGATAGAAATCATACAATCGAATAATAGGAATCAGCTCACTTCTTAAATTTAAGACTTCACCATGAATATCAGTTTCAGTAATTTGTGACTTATGCACACTTTGGAATTCTAAAACATCAGTTACAGGAATGCTAAATAAACGTTTGCCTACTTGAAGATTAACACCATCTATAATGGCTAAAGTAAGGGGTATTTTTAATATAAAAGAAGTTCCTCTTCCAAGCATGGATTCAATAGATATTTGTCCACGAAGCTTTTCAATATTTTTTTTAACAACATCCATACCCACACCTCGTCCAGAAATTTCAGAGACTTTATCAGCTGTTGAAAAACCCGGTTCAAAAATCAGATCCCATACTTCTTTGTCCTCCAATATTTTGTCATCATTTATAATACCTTTTTCTTTAGCTTTTATTAAAATTTTATCCCTATCCAATCCTTTTCCGTCATCTGAAAGAGTGATCCAAATTTCATTGCCTTCATACTTTGCATCAAGGGTCACACAGCCTTGTTTCGCTTTACCTTGTCCTAATCTGACATCTTGGTCTTCAATTCCATGATCAATAGCATTCCTAATGAGATGCACCATAGGGTCAGAAATTTCTTCAATAATATTTCTATCCATTTCTGTATCTTGTCCACTTATCTTAAAATCAATATCTTTTTTGAACTTATGAGACAAATCCCGAACTAGTCGTTTCATTCTATTAAACATTCCTTCCAAAGGAATCATTCTAATAGACATTGTGACTTCTTGAAGTTCTCTAGTGATTTTAGCTATATATGTGGCGGCTTTATTAAAAGAATCGGATCCAAATCTTTTTACTTCTTCATTATCTAGAACCATAGCTTCCGCTGTTATTAATTCTCCAATTAGATCAAATAATTTATCCAATTTATCAGTATCCACTCTGATATCTTTGCGTTTAATATTATGAGACACAATATCTGATGCCTTATTTATACTCTGCTGGGATAAAGCCGCGTCTATATCTTCTTTTTTTACTGAGCCTGAATCAACTAATATGTCACCTAGTCTTCTATTTTGTTTATCAAGTGCATTTTGGAGATCTTCTGAAGAAGCAGCACCCATTTCTACTAGAATTTCTCCTAATGGTTTATAGACATCTAAATTATTAAGTTCACCACTACCTGATTGTATACTAGATAAGTTCTTCCTAATTCCATCAATACCTGATAAAAGTACATTAATGACATTCTTATCTACATGTCTTTTTTCTTTTCTTATTCCATCAAGAATCTCTTCTATATCCATGGACAATTTTTCTATAATTTCATAGCCAAAAAAACCAGCATTCCCTTTTACAGTGTGAACAGAACGAAAAGCATCTGCTACTAGTTCAATAGGATCAGAGCTATCTTCCAATTCAAGTAAAGTTCTTTCAACGAGATCTATCATGTCAGCGGTTTCTTCTGCAAACTTTGTCTTCATTTCCGTAGTAATTAAACTTTCCATATCAAAAGAATCATCACTATTTGCTAATTCTTTTTTAAGATGACCACTAGTAATAATATTCTGTATTTGTTCTAATAACTCATCAGGCATCGTATTATTAATATCCAAATGAAAGTGCCCTTCCATTGGTGCTTCTTTTGCAGCATAACTAATTTGACTAATAAGATTATTCATTAAATCTGTTCCTGCCAGTAGAATATCAATAACATGAGAATCCACTTCCACCATTTGTGCTCTAATCTTATCAAGTAGATTCTCCAAATTATGCCCTAAATTCTGTATAGCATCTAAGCCTAGAAAAGAAGCGACACCTTTAATCGTATGCATAGATCTGAATAAACTATCAACTTGGTCTTCATCAAAACCTTTTTCAAGTTTTATAATTCTACTTTCTATGTTATCTAAATGATCGATAGCTTCTGTAATAAAAGAATGTAAGACCTCCATATCTTCTATGTAAATTCCTGATTTTTTTTTTAGATTAGGGATGACTTGCTTTATTTGTACCAGGAGTTCATCCTTCCTATCTATATTTTCTGTATGGGGCATTTCCTTGAGGTATTTTAAAACAAGTCCCAAACTATCTGCACTATTTAAAGTTTCACCTGATTCTTCAATTTCCTCTATAAGATTAGCAATATCCAATAAATCATCAGGATCTAATGTATTCAGGTGATCTATGAGATTAGAATAATTCAACATTTCCAGCAAACTCCTTGTTGCCTGAACTTGTTTTAATAGGCTTATCACCTATTGAGGCAACAGCATTCCATTCTTCTTCAATAGTAAAATGCTGGGTTGCCATCTCCATTATTATCTTATCAACTTCTCTCTGAATATCTTTCTGTTGTTCGAAACTTTTGTCTATGTTGACACATTCTCTTTGAAAGTCTTTATGTATGGAGATCACATGTTCTAGTATTTGTCTAATACTATCCTGAAACTGTAAATCGACAGTAATAGTTGATATGTCTTGTGAGATGCTAGACATGATGACTTCATTATGACCATAAGATGTTTTAAGATTGTTAATTTGAGGCACCAAATCGCCCACAATATGATTGATGTCATTCTTAAATTCACCCAGCAATAATGAAGTATCTTTTACTTTTTTATGCAAAGATTCAAAGCTCTCATCAATAGTATTGTTTACAGTATCAATAATTACGACAATTTTTTCCGCAATATCCTTTGATTTTTTGGATAAAGTCTGAACATTAGTAGCTATAACAGCAAAACCTTTCCCAAGACTACCAACACGTGCTGCTTCAATAGACGCATTGATGGCCAAAAGATTAGTCTGATCAGCTAAATCCGTAATATCCAAACTGAATTGATTTATACCTTGTACAGCTTCATTTATTAGTCTTTTATCTACTTCTAAATTGGAGGAAATATCATTAATAGTTTGATAAATATGATCAATATCATCGATTTTATGATTAAGAACTTCTACATCTTTATTGATATCACCTTCTACATTAATCAAAGGTTCTAATGTTTTCCTTATACCTGCAATATTTTCCTTGCTATTCTTTGTTAAATCAAAAATATGATTAGTTACCGATAATATAGCGTTGTTTGTTTTATTTATAACTATATTAATTAATATCTCAGAGACTTCATTTATTTTGTTTATTAAATCTGTATTTTTAGTGATAATTCTATTGTATTCTGTAATCTGTTCTTCCCATTGGGTATTGTCTTTTTGAGTATCAGAAATTGGTAAGTTATTTACTTCCTGATTATCCTCATCTTCAAATTCTAATGATTCTTCAAGGTTGTTCTTTCTATAATAATCTGATAGGAGAAGAAAACATCCAAACAGGAAATAAAAAGGAACACTTAAATAATGGGGTACAAATACAGATATAACAGTAATAAATACTAATATAATTAGCTTAATAATAAGAATCATAATCTAATTATTATTTAGAACCAGTTGGTCTTCAACTTTTTTCTTTCCGGGATAATTTATTTCTGTTATACTTAAAGAAGGAGAACGGAATGAATGTAGCTGTATTAGGAGCAAGTCCAAAGACAGAAAGATATAGTAATAAAGCTATCAAATTATTAGTGGATAAAGGTCATACTGTATTCCCCATCAACCCTATACATGAGAGTATTGAGAATTTAAAGACAGTAAAAAAACCAAGTGATTTAAAGAAAATGGGCATACATACTCTGACAGTTTATGTTGGTCCTAACAACATTTCTCCTCTTATAGATGATATTATAGACCTGAATCCACACAGAATTATTTTAAATCCAGGAACAGAATCAGAAGAATTGAAACAAGCACTGAATAAGGCTAATATAAATTACTTGGAAGCATGTACATTAGTAATGCTTAAAACAAATCAATTTGAGGACTAGCAATTGTTCAGCTATTTACCCTTTAATGAAGAAAATGGGGATTACAATGGACATGAACTCAAGCTCCTAGCCCTATCTACATGTGGTTTTTGTAAAAAAGCAATTCAATACTTAAATGATAAAAACTTCCAGTTCAAATATATTTTTGTAGACAGGGTTGATCCAAAAATAAAGCAACAAGTAAAAGACGAGTTTATGAAACATTTTCATAAAAGATTATCGTTCCCAACTCTTGTTATTGATGATGAAGATTATTTAACAGGCTTTATTAGAGCCTCATGGGATAACAAATTTATAGCAAATGACAAAAGAACAACTTCATAATTACCTACAAAAACAAGCTAATCTTAACAATTGGATCATTAATTGGAATAGTGAGTTCACAAGTACTATTATAGATGGTTTGTTTGTGAATTATAGCCGTTACAATTGCTTGTTATGTCCTTGTAGAGAATCTCATGAACAAAAGGGTACGGACCATGATATTTTGTGTCCTTGTCATTATGCAAAAGATGATATAATTGAATATCAACAATGTTATTGTGGATTATTTCTGCATCCAAATTCAGAAGATTTCTCACAAGAACCACAAAGCATCCCAGACAGGAGAGATGACTCCCTCTATCTCTAAAGCTTTTTAACCATATATTCATGACCATCAAGTTTTTTTATAGTAATTGTATTGTTTTCGTAGATTCCATAAGTATTAGGGTGTCCATCTTTAGGAAGAGTGATAGATCCAGGGTTGAAATGAACAATCGTATTTTTCATATCGATCATAGGTATGTGAGTATGGCCTTGACAAAAAATAGTCTCCTTTTTGCACAAGGGACTAGGTTCATTATTATATAAATGACCATGTGTCAGAAAAAACTCATGGTCATCAAAATCTAAAATATGGTAGTCTCCAAGTATAGGAAAATCTAAAACCATCTGATCAACTTCTGCTTCACAATTTCCACGTACACTGATTATATCGTTCTTTAATGGATTAATTAGCTCTATTACCTCTTTTGGATTATACCCTTCAGGTAAAGGATTCCTAGGACCATGATAAAGAATATCTCCTAAAACAATCAACTTATACGGAATCTCTTTTTTATAGATCTCCAGAGCCTTCTTAAAATAATATTCCGACCCATGAATATCGGAAATAAACATCAACTTTTTTGTTTGGCTCATAATATTGTCTCCCATTGTTTTTCTTTAAACCCTATTAATATTTTATTATCAAATATCAACAAGGGCCTTTTTATGAGCATACCATTGGAAGATAAAAGTTTGTAGAGCTCTTCTTCATCCAATTGATCAATACGTCCTTTTAAATTTAGTTCTCTATAGACCATCCCGGAGGTATTAAAAAAACTTTTCAATGGTTTCCCACTCATAATATGGTATTTTCTTATTTCATTAATAGTTGGGGGATTACTGTCAATGTTTATTAATTCAGCATTAAGACCCTTTTCCTTTAACCATTTTAATGCATTTCTGCATGTATTACATTTTGAGTAGACATATACTTTGTTCATTGATAATACTCCTTATGCACCATCAGTACGCATCATATAAATAGAACAAGATTTTAACATAAATTTAATAATTACATTAGCCACTGATACCAGATAAACATGACTAAAAATCCAAACAAATAAATTAAACCCAATTGAGCAAGTAGCTTCCCTTTAAAGCCAAGTTTAAGATCACCTTCTAAATTGGTTTGGCTAATAAGAATATAATTTAGTAATGCAAATATAGGTGTAGTAACAAATGATAATATCATGGCAAAATTGAGCATACTCATTAACGCAGAGGCAAAAAAAGCAAGAATGACAATAGCTAAAACACTAACAACAACAATCCAAATATTCAAATGAAGACCATTATCTTCAGTTTTATTCATAATTAATCTTTGTGATTCAGCTAAAGCCCTAGAATAACCATCAATAACCGTTATGGTACTACCATAAATACAAAAGAAAGCTATAGCTGCTATTAAGTAACGAGACCATTCTCCTATGGTGGACGCATACATTCCAACTAGTTGTTTAGAAAAACCAATACTTGTAGAAGCAAACTCCTGACCATTACCATGCAGAACAAGAGCTCCTAAAGCCAAAAAAACTACGGCTAAAATAGCAGTTCCGATATAACCAATATTAAAATCAAATAATGCGGATTTAGAAGTTACCTGAGCCTTCTCCCTTTGTGATTTTAACCACATAGATGTTAATGAAGAGATCTCAATCGGTGCAGGCATCCATCCCATCATGATGACAATAAACCCAAAAGCGGACAATGACCATATTGTAGGAGTTTCGAAACTCTTTGGTGCTATAGGACCATTAATCATTGCAATCGATACAGCGACTAATGTTGTGACTACTAGTACTGCCATAATTACTTTAGCCAAACGATCTAAAGCTTTATAATGTCCTGCGAATAATAAAACCAAACAGGAAGCAAGAACAATTAAATCCAAGACCATAATAGGTAACTGCACAGGAAGAAAGTAACTTAGTAAACTTGCACTAAAAACTGTAAGTGCTGCCGTATTCACAACAGCGGCTGTAAAGGTAAGTACTGTAAATAACAATAAATAGCCCTTTCCCATTTTACTGTAGCCTTCAATTAAACT from Spirochaeta cellobiosiphila DSM 17781 includes these protein-coding regions:
- a CDS encoding arsenate reductase family protein: MNKVYVYSKCNTCRNALKWLKEKGLNAELINIDSNPPTINEIRKYHIMSGKPLKSFFNTSGMVYRELNLKGRIDQLDEEELYKLLSSNGMLIKRPLLIFDNKILIGFKEKQWETIL
- a CDS encoding NRAMP family divalent metal transporter — protein: MGEVKVNDSHQTIKDRIKLLGPGIMSAAAAVGGSHLVSSTKAGAIYGWQLALVIILVNLFKYPFFKAGVQYTVGTKESLIEGYSKMGKGYLLLFTVLTFTAAVVNTAALTVFSASLLSYFLPVQLPIMVLDLIVLASCLVLLFAGHYKALDRLAKVIMAVLVVTTLVAVSIAMINGPIAPKSFETPTIWSLSAFGFIVIMMGWMPAPIEISSLTSMWLKSQREKAQVTSKSALFDFNIGYIGTAILAVVFLALGALVLHGNGQEFASTSIGFSKQLVGMYASTIGEWSRYLIAAIAFFCIYGSTITVIDGYSRALAESQRLIMNKTEDNGLHLNIWIVVVSVLAIVILAFFASALMSMLNFAMILSFVTTPIFALLNYILISQTNLEGDLKLGFKGKLLAQLGLIYLFGFLVMFIWYQWLM